From the genome of Candidatus Krumholzibacteriia bacterium, one region includes:
- a CDS encoding C25 family cysteine peptidase has protein sequence MNRLSARVSLATMLAVAMLAHVAVASDLSFRVPVPGDVSVTSAPGGDRVAVTADGWQVSREPGYPELPYRIVNVLLPPGEAVASVSFRSGTTRVVRSGVSPVVAGAHTTSQGLEADAPAAVLPASGEARGRFLGSGWLHGYAVASIAIYPFEVVDNTLLGVDEVAFTVHTRAAEDRPVTRERRRDALDESVRERLRAMVLNAGQVSSYASAGEVVPEPTGGFLPSIFPSLEGSAVDYVIVTNDSLAATFQTLADWKTEKGVPTVVRTTEWIAANYLNGADMAETVRNFAIDAYAKWGISYLLLAGDSDQVPVRTAFSVFYDGGRMLPVDMYFGCLDGDWNADHDAIFGEFGQDNADLYAEVYTGRLPARSNAEAAVMIGKVMEYEKPSQTSYAAKSLMLAEVLFPSNYHPGDPISLDGASITEFLRLSYFTDPALAVTRLYENHPAYPGVLPETRQVSVDSINAGYNHVIHIGHGFRFNMSVGDASIVNADADAFTNGTRLSNFNLLNCTACAYTYESLAEHLLRNPNGGAVSVVGSNESAFPTTASSYQGEFYRLLLMQNVVHQGELFARSREPRTGFALASDGSDRWTHFVYTNLAEPEMPLWTRAVAPLTASFPASVPKGTSLVTVTVTSNATPVEGAVVCLSKDGDDYEVGTTDVSGQVTLSFRAESAGSIKVVATGRNYKRYDGAITVTGTGPYVTLASMVIDDDNLSGTSGNGNGVIEAGERVDLQLAFKNTGTSSTTGTLTVRLRSNDAGVTINDSTASLVTLAAGATATATGGVRVTFNSALPDEYAAPFVVVVRVNGVETWRDEFKKEVHLGSLALVRLRIDDSASGNGNGVVEAGEQFNLYYRAKNFGTGTYPGGSVTISDLDAGFTIIDGTDSFGAIAPQAEAENVGGLTLIEPSVASEHRLRILVTDTYGRAYADTVELRAPLPPSALVVDPGLGPDRLQVSWTASTSLDAVRYNLYRSTSALGPFAQSNVDPVAHTFFLNTGLSSTTKYYFKATAIDASGNESAQSAAFSGSTNPSQVIGFPIGMAAETTSSPAVGDIDGDGLPEIVVGDNRVYAFHGDGDEVVDGDNSPVTWGVLSDQGDNFVGHVALAQLDGLPGLEIVASSRETKQVYVFRHTGEVLAGWPRTVENFIRAGAAVGDVDGDGLPREVVAIDELGVVYVWRADGSEYLDGDANPVTQGVFKRLTGCTFQYSTPALADINSDSRDEIIVGTQGNELHVLDLYGNNLPGFPLALADDISGSPAVGDVDGNGTLEIVINVRNGNIRAIRNNGTELWSRFTANGLFFAPSPALADVDGDGKLETFVPAASGKLYCFSFTGTDRPGFPVNYSTLTYTESSPVIADVDGDGLLDVVIGSEEQSIWGWDRNGVVLDGFPLKTQDSMRGVPQLADVDLDGDTDLVAAGWDKNVYVWDFSGSWDDNAAPWPRFHANVHNNGRTGFTLPTPVGGASFRYAALGGGMELVWTVPLSASGGLFNVSRAELKDDVPGPYRRVASAVGLSMDGEVRVVDRGVEMGSRYVYRLEGEGGVVNETLAVLVPVTIAKLGQNYPNPFNPVTTIEYWVPGGIRNAVSLVIYDVRGARVRTLVDGEKAAGRYAAQWDGRNDAGAPVGSGVYFYRMSAGSFQDARRMVLLK, from the coding sequence ATGAACCGCCTTTCCGCCCGTGTCTCGCTCGCTACCATGCTTGCCGTCGCCATGCTCGCGCACGTCGCCGTGGCGTCGGACCTCTCCTTTCGCGTTCCCGTACCCGGGGACGTGTCCGTCACCTCCGCCCCCGGGGGGGACCGCGTCGCCGTGACCGCCGATGGGTGGCAGGTGTCGCGCGAGCCAGGCTATCCCGAGTTGCCCTATCGGATCGTCAACGTGTTGCTGCCGCCCGGCGAGGCGGTGGCGTCGGTTTCGTTCCGCTCCGGCACGACGCGTGTCGTCCGTTCGGGAGTTTCGCCCGTCGTGGCCGGTGCGCACACCACGTCCCAGGGTCTCGAGGCGGATGCGCCGGCTGCGGTTCTCCCCGCGTCCGGTGAGGCGCGCGGGCGCTTCCTGGGCTCGGGCTGGTTGCACGGGTACGCGGTGGCGAGTATTGCCATCTACCCGTTTGAGGTCGTCGACAACACATTGCTCGGGGTGGACGAAGTTGCCTTCACCGTGCACACGCGGGCGGCCGAGGATCGGCCGGTAACACGCGAACGCCGTCGCGACGCGCTCGACGAGTCGGTACGCGAACGGCTGCGCGCCATGGTTCTCAACGCCGGGCAGGTGTCGTCGTACGCCAGCGCGGGTGAGGTGGTGCCCGAACCGACCGGCGGCTTCCTGCCGTCCATCTTCCCGTCGTTGGAGGGAAGTGCAGTGGACTACGTGATCGTTACCAACGACTCACTCGCCGCCACCTTCCAGACCCTGGCCGACTGGAAGACGGAGAAGGGTGTGCCGACGGTGGTGCGCACCACGGAGTGGATCGCGGCCAACTACCTCAACGGCGCCGACATGGCCGAGACGGTGCGGAATTTCGCCATCGACGCCTACGCCAAGTGGGGGATCAGCTATCTCCTGCTGGCAGGCGACTCGGATCAGGTTCCGGTGCGCACCGCATTTTCCGTCTTCTACGACGGCGGCCGCATGTTGCCGGTCGACATGTACTTCGGCTGCCTGGACGGCGACTGGAACGCCGACCACGACGCGATCTTCGGCGAGTTCGGCCAGGACAACGCCGACCTCTACGCGGAGGTCTACACCGGACGGTTGCCCGCGCGCTCCAACGCGGAGGCCGCGGTGATGATCGGCAAGGTGATGGAGTACGAGAAGCCCTCGCAGACGTCCTACGCCGCCAAGAGCCTGATGCTGGCCGAGGTGCTCTTCCCCTCGAACTATCACCCCGGCGACCCGATTTCGCTCGACGGCGCCAGCATCACCGAGTTTCTGCGCCTGTCGTACTTCACCGATCCAGCGCTCGCCGTGACGCGTCTGTACGAGAACCACCCGGCGTACCCGGGTGTCCTGCCGGAGACCCGGCAGGTGTCCGTGGACTCGATCAACGCCGGCTACAACCACGTCATACACATCGGCCACGGGTTTCGTTTCAACATGTCGGTGGGCGACGCGAGCATTGTGAACGCGGATGCCGACGCCTTCACCAACGGCACACGCCTGTCGAACTTCAACCTGCTGAACTGTACCGCGTGCGCGTACACCTACGAGAGCCTCGCCGAGCACCTGCTGCGCAACCCCAACGGCGGCGCCGTGTCGGTGGTGGGGTCCAACGAGAGCGCGTTCCCGACCACGGCTTCCTCGTACCAGGGCGAGTTCTACCGGCTGCTGCTGATGCAGAACGTCGTCCATCAGGGCGAGCTGTTTGCGCGCTCGCGCGAACCGCGAACCGGTTTCGCGCTGGCCAGCGACGGATCCGATCGCTGGACGCACTTCGTCTACACCAACCTCGCGGAGCCCGAGATGCCCCTGTGGACGCGGGCGGTCGCGCCGCTCACGGCCAGCTTCCCGGCCAGTGTCCCCAAGGGGACCAGCCTGGTCACCGTCACCGTGACCAGCAACGCTACGCCCGTGGAGGGCGCGGTCGTGTGCTTGTCCAAGGACGGCGATGACTACGAAGTGGGGACCACGGACGTGTCCGGCCAGGTGACGCTCTCCTTCCGCGCCGAGAGCGCCGGATCCATCAAGGTGGTTGCCACCGGCCGCAACTACAAGCGCTACGATGGCGCCATCACGGTGACCGGAACCGGGCCCTACGTGACGCTGGCCTCGATGGTCATCGACGACGACAACCTCAGCGGTACCAGCGGAAACGGAAACGGTGTCATCGAGGCTGGCGAGCGCGTCGACCTGCAACTCGCCTTCAAGAACACCGGCACCTCCAGCACCACCGGGACGCTCACGGTCCGGCTGCGCAGCAACGACGCGGGCGTTACCATCAATGACAGCACTGCCAGCCTGGTGACGCTCGCCGCGGGGGCCACGGCCACCGCCACCGGTGGCGTGCGCGTCACTTTCAACAGCGCGCTGCCGGACGAGTACGCGGCGCCCTTCGTCGTCGTGGTCCGCGTCAACGGCGTCGAGACGTGGCGCGATGAGTTCAAGAAGGAAGTCCACCTGGGCAGCCTTGCGCTGGTGCGGTTGCGCATCGACGACAGCGCCTCCGGCAACGGCAACGGCGTGGTTGAGGCAGGGGAGCAGTTCAACCTGTACTACCGGGCCAAGAATTTCGGGACCGGCACGTATCCCGGCGGATCGGTGACCATCAGCGATCTCGATGCAGGCTTCACAATCATCGACGGCACGGATTCCTTTGGCGCCATTGCGCCGCAGGCGGAAGCCGAGAATGTGGGCGGACTGACGTTGATCGAGCCGAGTGTCGCCAGCGAACACCGCCTGCGCATCCTGGTGACGGACACCTACGGCCGTGCCTATGCCGACACCGTCGAGCTGCGCGCGCCGCTGCCGCCATCGGCGCTGGTCGTCGACCCCGGGTTGGGGCCGGATCGGTTGCAGGTATCGTGGACGGCCAGCACGAGCCTGGACGCGGTGCGTTACAACCTGTATCGGTCGACATCCGCACTGGGGCCGTTCGCGCAGAGCAACGTGGACCCGGTTGCGCACACGTTCTTCCTCAACACGGGGCTGAGCTCAACCACCAAGTACTACTTCAAGGCGACGGCCATCGATGCATCCGGAAACGAGAGCGCGCAAAGCGCGGCGTTCTCCGGGAGCACCAACCCGTCACAGGTGATCGGGTTCCCGATCGGGATGGCCGCGGAGACCACGTCGTCTCCGGCGGTGGGGGACATCGATGGCGACGGATTGCCGGAAATCGTGGTCGGCGACAACCGCGTCTATGCGTTTCACGGGGACGGGGACGAAGTGGTGGATGGCGATAACAGTCCGGTGACATGGGGCGTGTTGTCCGACCAGGGCGACAACTTCGTGGGGCACGTGGCGCTGGCCCAGCTCGATGGACTGCCGGGGCTGGAGATCGTTGCATCTTCGCGCGAGACCAAGCAGGTGTATGTGTTTCGCCATACCGGCGAGGTGCTGGCCGGCTGGCCGCGGACGGTGGAGAACTTCATCCGCGCGGGTGCGGCGGTGGGTGACGTCGACGGCGATGGACTGCCCCGGGAAGTGGTGGCCATCGACGAACTCGGCGTCGTTTACGTGTGGCGCGCCGACGGATCGGAGTACTTGGACGGTGATGCCAATCCTGTAACCCAGGGCGTGTTCAAACGCCTCACCGGTTGCACCTTCCAGTATTCCACGCCGGCGCTGGCCGACATCAACTCAGATAGCCGGGATGAAATCATCGTCGGCACCCAGGGCAATGAGTTGCACGTGCTCGATCTGTATGGCAACAACCTGCCCGGGTTTCCATTGGCGCTCGCCGATGACATTTCCGGGAGTCCCGCGGTGGGTGACGTCGACGGCAACGGTACCCTGGAGATCGTCATCAATGTCCGCAATGGAAACATTCGTGCCATCCGCAACAACGGCACCGAGCTGTGGTCGCGCTTTACTGCCAACGGGCTCTTCTTTGCCCCCTCGCCAGCGCTGGCCGACGTGGATGGCGACGGCAAGCTCGAGACCTTCGTGCCGGCTGCGAGCGGCAAGCTTTACTGCTTCAGCTTCACCGGCACCGATCGCCCCGGCTTTCCGGTGAACTACTCCACGCTTACCTATACCGAATCCTCGCCGGTCATTGCCGACGTGGACGGCGACGGCCTGCTGGACGTGGTGATCGGCAGCGAGGAGCAGAGCATCTGGGGGTGGGACCGCAACGGTGTGGTTCTCGACGGGTTCCCGCTCAAGACCCAGGATTCCATGCGCGGTGTGCCCCAGCTTGCCGACGTCGATCTCGACGGAGACACCGACCTGGTTGCGGCGGGCTGGGACAAGAATGTCTACGTGTGGGACTTCAGCGGTAGCTGGGACGACAATGCGGCCCCCTGGCCGCGGTTCCACGCCAACGTGCACAACAATGGGCGCACGGGTTTCACCCTGCCCACTCCGGTGGGTGGCGCCTCGTTCCGCTACGCGGCGCTGGGCGGGGGCATGGAACTGGTGTGGACGGTTCCCCTGAGCGCGAGCGGCGGGTTGTTCAACGTGAGCCGGGCGGAACTGAAGGACGATGTGCCTGGCCCGTACCGGCGGGTGGCGAGCGCGGTGGGCCTGTCCATGGACGGTGAGGTGCGGGTGGTGGACCGGGGCGTGGAGATGGGCTCGCGCTACGTCTACCGGCTGGAGGGCGAGGGCGGTGTGGTCAACGAGACGCTGGCGGTGCTGGTACCGGTGACGATCGCGAAGCTGGGCCAGAACTATCCCAACCCGTTCAACCCGGTGACAACAATCGAGTACTGGGTTCCGGGCGGCATCCGCAATGCGGTGAGTCTGGTGATCTACGACGTCCGGGGTGCGCGGGTGCGCACGCTGGTCGACGGGGAGAAGGCCGCGGGCCGTTACGCGGCGCAGTGGGACGGGCGCAACGACGCGGGTGCGCCGGTCGGTTCCGGAGTTTATTTCTACCGCATGTCCGCGGGCTCCTTCCAGGATGCGCGCAGAATGGTTCTCCTCAAATAA
- a CDS encoding C25 family cysteine peptidase — protein sequence MKRFRVAIPVLATGLLLAAGVLSAQATTLSYQLVLDPADVDVRGTAAGHAVSVRADGYSTLADEGRPALPYRIVSVLLPQGHELASFAADARGTTVIATRVSPVLADAMRTEDGVAGQSTALVSLASGGAFPAERARLLGVGTLHGYTIASFAVYPLSLSGEDLVAYPAVTLEIETTPSAQPAPVHMVRRRPRAMQRIQGELSRLVINSADAAGYSFGAVDVPAPDGGFAPSTFPSLEGSAVDYVIVTPDSLAAAYQALADFKTGKGVPTVVRTTEWIEANYRNGSDPQETIRNFVKDAYAKWGITYLLLGGDTGEIAPRLAWSGFYDGGRFLPVDMYFGCLDGSWNADGDAIFGEGTPIDGADLYAEVYVGRLPTSSVAEVAMMTGKVIAYETPADLSFGHRVLLLGEVLFPLNWSPPQAITVNGADLTETIYNNHLTAPGLDVVRMYETQEYFPGSVDENRAAVLDSLNTGFNHVVHIGHGYRFNMSVSDASIVNSDADALINGNRLSCLYFLNCTGASYTYYCLAEHFLRNPNGGAVSVVGANESAFPNASSAYMNEYYKLAFDSAVTNIGETFARSRALRTPLALLGDNVDLWTHYIYTLLADPELPMWTHRPATTDVTHAASVSAGKQNILVTVMSGGNPVEGATVCLTKGGDDYAVATTDMSGQATLPFRARSPGAIDVVVTGHNQRRYDGTITVTAAAAYVQIAGMTVDDDNTGGTAGNGNGVIEGGETVDLALSLKNTGPVSTGDVTVTLRSSDPGVVLDDSTAAAGVIASGATVVAGGGVRVTFDDAYPDAYPVPFTLVIKNDGGEAWRDTFKKEVHQPGLFQVTLRIDDVANGNGDGIVDAGEQFHLFYKVKNFGTGAFPGGSATITDLDAGFTLIGANDSYAAVAPMAEAENTAGFEMIETSVASEHRLLVEIVDTYGRSYQDIVELRPPVAPVGLVIDPSLGPDRLQVFWSASVSGDAETYHVYRSTTPVGPWVKSTVDPVSHTVFLDRGLTSNSLYYFRATTIDTSGNESAPSAVASGSTNPQQVSGFPLPLGSETSSSPVVGDIDGDGDLEIVVCADKVYAFNSDGSEVINGDGDAQTWGVLSPVGGSFVAHAALARLDAAPGLEVIAASRDLKQVYVFNHQGALLPGWPRSAENFVRAGVAAGDLDGDNLLEVIAVDEKGVIYAWNADGSEFIDGDFNPLTQGVFFRMPNCTFNYSTPAMADIDGDNMEELIVGSQGDQLYVFNEDGSVSPGWPYALASDVAGSPAIGDVDNNGDLEIVVNTAAGNLFVINHDATLQMSQYFSNAPWNPFFASSPAIGNVTGDGKLEIFVARGSGNIYGTQSNGVVLAGWPRQYTTTTYTESSPVIADVDGDGNPDIVIGSETQYLYAWNVSGQLIAGFPLKTDDAMRGVPELNDVDQDGDIDLVAAGWDKSLYVWDFSGSWNPATAPWPRFHANAHNNGAHGFVVPTPVGGASFRYAALGGGMELVWTVPLSASGGLFNVSRAELKDDAPGPYRRVASAVGLSMDGEVRVVDRGVEMGSRYVYRLEGEGGVVNETLAVLVPVTIAKLGQNHPNPFNPVTSIDYWVPGGIRNAVSLVIYDVRGARVRTLVNEHKAAGRYQSRWDGRNDAGAPVSSGVYFYRMVAGGFTDTRKMLLVK from the coding sequence ATGAAACGATTCCGAGTTGCAATTCCCGTTCTGGCCACCGGACTCCTGCTCGCAGCCGGCGTGCTTTCTGCGCAGGCTACGACCCTCTCCTACCAACTGGTGCTCGACCCCGCCGACGTGGACGTGCGCGGTACCGCCGCGGGGCACGCGGTCTCGGTGCGCGCCGACGGCTATTCCACCCTCGCGGACGAGGGGCGCCCGGCGCTGCCGTACCGCATCGTGAGCGTGCTGTTGCCCCAGGGGCACGAGCTGGCGTCGTTCGCCGCAGATGCACGCGGCACCACCGTCATCGCCACCCGCGTGAGCCCGGTGCTCGCGGATGCGATGCGCACCGAAGACGGCGTCGCGGGGCAATCGACCGCGCTGGTGTCGCTGGCGTCAGGCGGGGCGTTTCCCGCCGAGCGCGCGCGTCTGCTTGGTGTGGGAACCCTGCATGGTTACACCATCGCCAGTTTCGCGGTGTATCCGCTGTCGTTGTCCGGAGAGGATCTGGTTGCCTACCCGGCCGTCACGCTCGAAATCGAGACCACGCCATCCGCGCAACCGGCGCCCGTCCACATGGTGCGGCGCCGTCCGCGTGCCATGCAGCGCATCCAGGGAGAACTTTCGCGGCTCGTGATCAACAGCGCCGACGCGGCGGGTTACAGCTTTGGTGCCGTCGACGTGCCCGCGCCGGACGGTGGCTTCGCCCCCTCGACCTTTCCCTCGCTGGAGGGCAGCGCGGTCGATTACGTAATCGTAACCCCCGATTCGCTGGCGGCCGCCTACCAGGCGCTGGCGGACTTCAAGACGGGCAAGGGTGTCCCGACGGTGGTGCGCACCACGGAGTGGATCGAGGCCAACTATCGCAACGGCTCGGACCCGCAGGAGACCATCCGCAACTTCGTCAAGGACGCGTATGCAAAGTGGGGGATCACCTATCTGCTGCTGGGCGGAGACACCGGCGAGATCGCGCCGCGCCTGGCGTGGAGCGGCTTCTACGACGGCGGGCGTTTCCTGCCGGTGGACATGTACTTCGGTTGCCTGGATGGTTCGTGGAACGCGGACGGCGACGCCATTTTCGGGGAGGGCACGCCGATAGACGGAGCCGACCTCTACGCCGAGGTGTACGTGGGCCGCTTGCCGACCTCGTCGGTGGCGGAAGTGGCCATGATGACCGGCAAGGTCATCGCCTACGAGACTCCGGCCGACCTCTCGTTCGGCCATCGCGTGCTCCTGCTGGGCGAGGTGCTTTTCCCGCTGAACTGGTCGCCACCCCAGGCGATCACCGTCAACGGTGCCGATCTCACCGAGACCATCTACAACAACCATCTGACCGCCCCGGGACTCGATGTCGTGCGCATGTACGAGACGCAGGAGTACTTCCCGGGCTCGGTGGACGAGAACCGGGCGGCGGTTCTGGACTCGCTCAATACCGGGTTCAACCACGTGGTGCATATCGGGCACGGCTATCGCTTCAACATGTCGGTGTCCGACGCCAGCATCGTGAACTCCGATGCGGACGCGCTCATCAACGGAAACCGTCTATCGTGCCTCTACTTTCTGAACTGCACCGGGGCATCGTACACGTACTACTGCCTGGCGGAGCACTTCCTGCGCAATCCCAACGGGGGCGCGGTGTCGGTGGTGGGCGCCAACGAGAGCGCCTTCCCGAACGCCTCGTCGGCGTACATGAACGAGTACTACAAACTGGCGTTTGATTCGGCGGTTACGAACATCGGCGAGACCTTCGCCCGCTCGCGCGCGCTGCGCACACCGCTGGCCCTGCTCGGTGACAACGTCGACCTGTGGACGCACTACATCTACACGCTCCTCGCCGACCCCGAGCTGCCCATGTGGACGCACCGTCCCGCGACGACGGATGTGACCCACGCCGCCAGCGTGTCCGCCGGCAAGCAGAACATCCTGGTCACGGTGATGAGTGGTGGCAATCCGGTGGAGGGTGCCACCGTCTGCCTGACCAAAGGCGGCGACGACTACGCGGTGGCCACCACGGACATGAGCGGACAGGCCACGCTGCCGTTCCGCGCCCGGTCTCCCGGCGCTATCGACGTCGTGGTTACCGGTCACAATCAGCGGCGCTACGACGGCACCATCACCGTGACGGCCGCGGCAGCATACGTGCAGATTGCGGGCATGACGGTAGACGACGACAACACGGGCGGCACCGCCGGTAACGGCAACGGTGTCATCGAGGGTGGAGAAACCGTCGACCTGGCGCTGTCCCTCAAGAACACCGGCCCGGTGTCCACCGGTGACGTCACCGTTACCCTGCGCAGCAGCGACCCGGGTGTCGTGCTGGACGACAGCACGGCCGCGGCGGGTGTCATCGCCAGCGGGGCAACGGTGGTTGCGGGCGGCGGCGTGCGCGTCACCTTCGACGACGCATACCCGGACGCCTACCCGGTGCCCTTCACGCTGGTCATCAAGAACGACGGCGGCGAGGCGTGGCGTGACACATTCAAGAAGGAAGTTCACCAGCCCGGGCTGTTCCAGGTGACGTTGCGCATCGATGACGTGGCCAACGGCAACGGCGACGGCATTGTCGATGCCGGCGAGCAGTTCCACCTGTTCTACAAGGTCAAGAACTTCGGCACCGGTGCCTTTCCGGGCGGGTCCGCGACCATCACCGATCTGGACGCCGGTTTCACGCTGATCGGCGCTAACGACAGCTATGCGGCCGTGGCGCCCATGGCCGAGGCGGAGAACACCGCCGGGTTCGAGATGATCGAGACCAGTGTCGCCAGCGAGCACCGCCTGCTGGTCGAGATCGTCGACACCTACGGGCGCTCGTACCAGGACATCGTCGAGTTGCGTCCGCCGGTTGCCCCTGTGGGGCTGGTCATCGACCCCAGTCTGGGGCCGGACCGTCTGCAGGTCTTCTGGTCGGCGAGTGTGAGCGGTGATGCCGAAACCTACCACGTCTATCGGTCCACGACGCCGGTAGGGCCGTGGGTGAAGTCCACGGTCGACCCGGTGTCGCACACCGTGTTTCTCGACCGGGGACTGACGTCCAATTCCCTGTACTACTTCAGGGCCACCACCATCGATACCTCCGGCAACGAGAGCGCGCCGTCGGCCGTGGCCTCGGGCAGCACGAACCCGCAGCAGGTCTCCGGGTTCCCCCTTCCGCTGGGCTCCGAAACCAGTTCCTCGCCGGTGGTGGGCGATATCGACGGCGACGGCGATCTCGAAATCGTGGTGTGCGCCGACAAGGTTTACGCCTTCAACAGCGACGGGAGTGAAGTGATCAACGGAGACGGCGACGCCCAGACCTGGGGCGTGCTGTCCCCGGTCGGGGGATCGTTTGTGGCACACGCGGCGCTGGCGCGCCTGGACGCGGCGCCCGGCCTGGAGGTCATCGCAGCCTCGCGCGACCTCAAGCAGGTGTACGTGTTCAACCATCAGGGGGCCCTGCTGCCCGGCTGGCCCCGGAGCGCGGAGAACTTCGTCCGCGCCGGGGTGGCGGCGGGCGATCTCGACGGGGACAATCTGCTGGAAGTGATCGCGGTGGACGAGAAGGGTGTGATCTACGCCTGGAATGCCGACGGCAGCGAATTCATCGACGGCGACTTCAATCCGCTCACGCAGGGCGTGTTCTTCCGCATGCCCAATTGCACATTCAACTATTCCACGCCAGCCATGGCGGACATCGATGGCGACAACATGGAAGAGCTGATCGTGGGTTCGCAGGGCGACCAGCTCTACGTATTCAACGAAGACGGTTCCGTGAGCCCGGGGTGGCCGTACGCGCTTGCTTCCGACGTGGCGGGAAGTCCGGCGATTGGTGACGTTGACAACAACGGCGACCTCGAAATTGTGGTCAACACGGCGGCCGGTAACCTGTTCGTGATCAACCATGATGCGACGCTGCAGATGTCGCAGTACTTCAGCAATGCCCCCTGGAACCCCTTCTTCGCCTCGTCGCCCGCGATCGGCAATGTCACCGGCGACGGCAAGCTGGAGATCTTCGTGGCGCGCGGCAGTGGCAACATCTACGGCACGCAGAGCAATGGTGTCGTGCTGGCGGGGTGGCCCAGGCAGTACACCACCACCACCTACACCGAGTCGTCGCCGGTCATCGCCGACGTCGACGGGGACGGGAATCCCGACATCGTGATCGGCAGCGAGACCCAGTACCTGTACGCGTGGAACGTGAGCGGCCAGTTGATCGCCGGCTTCCCGCTCAAGACCGACGACGCGATGCGCGGCGTACCCGAACTCAACGACGTGGATCAGGATGGCGACATTGATCTCGTCGCCGCGGGCTGGGACAAGAGCCTCTACGTGTGGGATTTCTCCGGTAGCTGGAACCCGGCCACCGCGCCGTGGCCGCGCTTCCACGCCAACGCGCACAACAACGGGGCCCACGGCTTCGTGGTTCCCACCCCGGTGGGTGGTGCCTCGTTCCGCTACGCGGCGCTGGGCGGGGGCATGGAACTGGTGTGGACGGTTCCGCTGAGCGCGAGCGGCGGGTTGTTCAACGTGAGCCGGGCGGAGCTGAAGGACGATGCGCCTGGCCCGTACCGGCGGGTGGCGAGCGCGGTGGGCCTGTCCATGGACGGTGAGGTGCGGGTGGTGGACCGGGGCGTGGAGATGGGCTCGCGCTACGTCTACCGGCTGGAGGGAGAGGGCGGTGTGGTCAACGAGACGCTGGCGGTGCTGGTACCGGTGACGATCGCGAAGCTGGGCCAGAACCACCCCAACCCGTTCAACCCCGTGACGAGCATCGACTACTGGGTGCCGGGCGGCATCCGCAACGCGGTGAGTCTGGTGATCTACGACGTGCGGGGTGCGCGGGTGCGCACGCTGGTCAACGAGCACAAGGCCGCGGGCCGCTACCAGTCACGTTGGGATGGGCGCAACGACGCGGGTGCGCCGGTCAGTTCCGGCGTCTACTTCTACCGCATGGTGGCGGGTGGTTTCACCGACACGCGCAAGATGCTGCTGGTCAAATAG
- a CDS encoding acyl-CoA dehydrogenase, with protein MQYTLTEEQRLIQQTAREFADTVIAPAADKHNREARFPREIVKELGRMGFLGMLVPEVYGGSAAGNFALVLALEEVNRACASTGVTMSVQSSLVTAPIVHWASEDLKKRYLPRLASGEFLGAYALSEPGSGSDAASLVTSAVRDGNEFVLNGTKNFITTGLEADVVLAMVRTDPSHKTRGISAFVIEAASKGFSVGKKEDKLGLRASSTTQLVFEDLRVPAANMLGDLGGGFKIAMHTLDGGRIGIAAQAVGIAQACLDASVKYAEEREAFGQQIGKFQAMQWKIADMAMHIEAARLLVYNAARLKDEKQPHGKEAAMAKLFASQIANQAAREAVQIHGGAGYLEDFPVERYMRDARITEIYEGTSEIQRLVIARSVLHNLK; from the coding sequence GTGCAGTATACGCTGACCGAAGAGCAGCGCCTGATTCAGCAGACGGCGCGCGAGTTCGCCGACACCGTCATCGCCCCCGCCGCGGACAAGCATAACCGAGAGGCCAGATTTCCGCGCGAAATCGTCAAGGAACTGGGCCGCATGGGGTTTCTCGGCATGCTGGTGCCGGAGGTGTACGGCGGCAGTGCGGCCGGCAACTTCGCCCTGGTGCTGGCGTTGGAGGAGGTCAACCGGGCGTGCGCGTCCACCGGCGTGACCATGTCGGTGCAGAGCTCGCTGGTGACCGCGCCCATCGTCCACTGGGCCTCGGAAGACCTCAAGAAGCGCTACCTGCCCAGACTCGCCAGTGGAGAATTTCTCGGCGCGTACGCGCTGAGCGAACCGGGGTCGGGCAGCGATGCCGCTTCGCTGGTGACCAGCGCGGTGCGCGACGGCAATGAATTCGTCCTCAACGGAACCAAGAATTTCATCACCACTGGTCTGGAAGCGGATGTGGTGCTGGCCATGGTGCGCACCGACCCGTCCCACAAGACGCGCGGTATCTCCGCCTTCGTCATCGAAGCCGCCTCCAAGGGGTTCTCGGTGGGGAAGAAGGAAGACAAGCTGGGACTGCGCGCCTCCAGCACCACCCAGCTGGTGTTCGAGGATCTGCGTGTGCCCGCCGCCAACATGCTGGGCGACCTGGGGGGCGGGTTCAAGATCGCCATGCACACGCTGGACGGTGGACGCATCGGTATTGCGGCGCAGGCCGTCGGTATCGCCCAGGCGTGTCTCGACGCGTCGGTGAAGTACGCCGAAGAGCGCGAGGCCTTCGGTCAGCAGATCGGCAAGTTCCAGGCGATGCAGTGGAAGATCGCGGACATGGCGATGCACATCGAGGCGGCACGCCTGCTGGTCTACAATGCCGCCCGCCTCAAGGACGAGAAGCAGCCGCACGGCAAGGAAGCGGCCATGGCCAAACTGTTCGCGTCCCAGATCGCCAACCAGGCCGCGCGCGAAGCCGTGCAGATCCACGGCGGCGCCGGATACCTGGAGGACTTTCCCGTGGAACGCTACATGCGCGACGCGCGCATCACGGAGATCTACGAGGGCACCAGTGAGATCCAGCGCCTCGTGATCGCCCGCAGCGTTCTGCACAATCTGAAGTAG